One Gemmatimonadota bacterium genomic window, ACCGTGATCACGCCGTCCTTGCCCACCTTCTCCATGGCGTCGGCAATCAGATCGCCGATCTCGGGATCGTTGTTCGCCGAGATGGTCCCGACCTGCGCGATCTCCTTCTTCCCCTTCGTCGGCGTCGAAATCGCCTTCAGCTCCTCGACCACCTTATCGACCGACTTCTCGATCCCCCGCTTGAGCGCCATGGGGTTCACACCCGCGGTGACGTTCTTCAGACCCTCGCGAAAAATCGCCTGCGCCAGCACGGTCGCGGTGGTCGTGCCGTCGCCCGCCAGATCACTCGTCTTGGTGGCCACTTCCTTCACCATCTGCGCACCCATGTTCTCGACCGGGTGCTCGAGCTCGACTTCCTTGGCCACCGTTACGCCGTCCTTGGTGACCGTCGGCGAGCCGAACTTGCGATCAATCACCACGTTGCGGCCCTTCGGGCCCAGCGTCACCTTCACCGCCTCGGCCAGCTGATCGATGCCCCGCTTCAGCGCCGAACGCGCTTCCACATCAAATTGCAGTTCCTTTGCAGCCATAGCCGCTCTCCTCCCTGTGCTGGTTGTCTCGTCTCCCGCCCCGGCACTCAGTCGCCTGAGTGCCGGGTCAGGTCTGGATTACCGCGAGCACATCCGACTCCCGCAGGATCAGATACTGCTCGTCGCCTACCGTGACCTCCGTGCCACTGTACTTCCCGTACAGCACGCGGTCCCCTTCCTTCACCTCGGGCGGGATCCGCTTGCCATCGTCCGTCATCTTCCCCGGGCCCACCGCCGTCACCTCCCCCTGCTGCGGCTTCTCCTTGGCCGTGTCGGGAATGTACAGGCCGCCCTTCATCTGCTCGGTCTCCTCCAGCGGCTTGACTACCACGCGATCGGCCAACGGCCGGATCTGGGTCGCGGAAGCAGTGGCCATACGCAACCTCCTCTAGGAAAGGTTGGGGTGTGTGGGTTTTAGCACTCTTCTGAGGTGAGTGCTAAGAGAGTGCGGGCAATCTCTCGCCCGGCCCGGGGTGTGTCAAGGGGGGGGCGGGGCGAGGCGTGCCGGCGGGCGCGTTGGCAAGGTGTGTGCCAGGCGGGTGCGCCAGAACGGCAGTGGGGAGTGGGGTGGGGTGGGCGGGGTGAGGTGGCAGAGGGGGCTTGCGGAAGGGGGGCGTGAAGCGCAGGCTGGAAGCGGAGCCTGCTGCGGCGGCCGAGAATGGAGGGGGTGCCCGATGAGGATGGAGCGTCTGTATCGCGACCGGGAGGAGGCGGGGGAGCAGTTGGCGGAGCGGCTGTTGGAGTATCGCGAAGAGGAGCCGCTCGTCCTGGCGGCGCCGCGAGGCGGGGTTGCGGTGGGGCTTCCGGTGGCGCGCCGGCTGGGCGCGCCGCTGGATGTAGTGTTGGTGAAGAAGCTGGGTGCGCCGGGCAACCCGGAGCTGGGCTTTGGCGCCGTGGCGGAGGATGGGGAGGTGGTGCTGGACGAGGAGTTGACGTCACG contains:
- the groEL gene encoding chaperonin GroEL (60 kDa chaperone family; promotes refolding of misfolded polypeptides especially under stressful conditions; forms two stacked rings of heptamers to form a barrel-shaped 14mer; ends can be capped by GroES; misfolded proteins enter the barrel where they are refolded when GroES binds; many bacteria have multiple copies of the groEL gene which are active under different environmental conditions; the B.japonicum protein in this cluster is expressed constitutively; in Rhodobacter, Corynebacterium and Rhizobium this protein is essential for growth), which codes for MAAKELQFDVEARSALKRGIDQLAEAVKVTLGPKGRNVVIDRKFGSPTVTKDGVTVAKEVELEHPVENMGAQMVKEVATKTSDLAGDGTTTATVLAQAIFREGLKNVTAGVNPMALKRGIEKSVDKVVEELKAISTPTKGKKEIAQVGTISANNDPEIGDLIADAMEKVGKDGVITV
- the groES gene encoding co-chaperone GroES; translation: MATASATQIRPLADRVVVKPLEETEQMKGGLYIPDTAKEKPQQGEVTAVGPGKMTDDGKRIPPEVKEGDRVLYGKYSGTEVTVGDEQYLILRESDVLAVIQT